From the Brassica napus cultivar Da-Ae chromosome A8, Da-Ae, whole genome shotgun sequence genome, one window contains:
- the LOC111205624 gene encoding shematrin-like protein 2, with protein sequence MGPGEGEDSIPGIIGGEAISGTVSGLGAIVVGGLIGLEDGVIGIGAMGIGGGVIGIGGGAIAIGGGVIIGIGGGVIIGIGEPPLGIGGMDMEPEGAIMGD encoded by the coding sequence ATGGGTCCCGGAGAAGGAGAAGACTCCATTCCCGGCATCATCGGTGGCGAAGCCATATCAGGGACTGTTTCTGGACTTGGGGCCATAGTAGTTGGTGGGCTCATTGGACTTGAAGATGGAGTCATTGGCATCGGAGCCATGGGCATTGGTGGTGGAGTCATAGGCATAGGTGGTGGAGCCATAGCCATAGGTGGTGGAGTCATCATTGGCATAGGTGGTGGAGTCATCATTGGCATTGGAGAGCCGCCGCTAGGCATTGGCGGCATGGACATGGAGCCAGAAGGAGCCATCATGGGAGATTGA